Proteins from a single region of Pongo abelii isolate AG06213 chromosome 17, NHGRI_mPonAbe1-v2.0_pri, whole genome shotgun sequence:
- the RAX gene encoding retinal homeobox protein Rx → MHLPGCAPAMADGSFSLAGHLLRSPGGSTSRLHSIEAILGFTKDDGILSTFPAERNARGAKERDRRLGARPACPKAPEEGAEPSPPPAPAPAPEYEGPRPYCPKEPGEVRPSPGLPVGPATGEAKLSEEEQPKKKHRRNRTTFTTYQLHELERAFEKSHYPDVYSREELAGKVNLPEVRVQVWFQNRRAKWRRQEKLEVSSMKLQDSPLLSFSRSPPSATLSPLGAGPGSGGGPAGGALPLESWLGPPLPGGGATALQSLPGFGPPAQSLPASYTPPPPPPPFLNSPPLGPGLQPLAPPPPSYPCGPGFGDKFPLDEADPRNSSIAALRLKAKEHIQAIGKPWQAL, encoded by the exons ATGCACCTGCCGGGCTGCGCGCCAGCCATGGCCGACGGGAGCTTCTCGCTTGCGGGCCACCTGCTCCGCAGCCCGGGCGGGAGCACCTCGCGATTGCACAGCATCGAGGCCATCCTGGGGTTTACCAAGGACGACGGGATCCTCAGCACCTTCCCGGCGGAGCGGAACGCCCGGGGCGCGAAGGAGCGGGATAGGAGGCTGGGCGCGCGGCCCGCCTGCCCCAAGGCGCCAGAGGAAGGCGCCGAGCCCTCCCCGCCGCCAGCCCCGGCGCCCGCCCCCGAGTACGAAG GCCCTCGCCCCTACTGCCCCAAGGAGCCCGGGGAGGTACGGCCGAGCCCAGGGCTGCCCGTCGGGCCAGCCACCGGCGAAGCGAAACTGTCAGAGGAGGAACAGCCCAAGAAAAAGCATCGGCGGAACCGCACGACTTTCACCACGTACCAGCTGCATGAGCTGGAGCGCGCGTTCGAGAAGTCCCACTACCCGGACGTGTACAGCCGCGAGGAGCTGGCCGGCAAGGTCAACTTACCCGAGGTCCGGGTCCAG GTGTGGTTCCAGAACCGACGGGCTAAGTGGCGGCGGCAGGAGAAGCTGGAAGTGTCCTCCATGAAGCTGCAGGACTCGCCCCTCCTCTCCTTCAGCCGTTCCCCGCCCTCGGCGACGCTGTCGCCCCTCGGGGCGGGCCCGGGCAGCGGTGGCGGGCCGGCTGGGGGCGCGCTGCCGCTGGAGTCCTGGCTCGGGCCGCCGCTGCCGGGCGGGGGCGCCACGGCGCTGCAGAGCCTGCCGGGCTTCGGGCCTCCGGCGCAGAGCCTGCCTGCCAGCTAcacgccaccgccgccgccgccgcccttCCTGAACTCTCCGCCGTTGGGCCCCGGCCTGCAGCCTCTCGCGCCGCCTCCGCCCTCCTACCCGTGCGGGCCCGGCTTCGGGGACAAGTTCCCGCTGGACGAGGCGGACCCGCGCAACAGCAGCATCGCGGCGCTGCGTCTGAAAGCCAAGGAGCACATCCAGGCCATCGGGAAGCCGTGGCAGGCCCTTTAG